From bacterium:
GTTTTCTCTGTTTCGCCTCTAAAACTGCATAGTCTTTGTCCAAGGCCTCATTTGTTTTCTCTAACTTCTTATTCTCTTTCTCTAAGAGAAGAATGGCTTTTTCTTTTTCCTCTGATTGAGTTTCCACAGATTCAATGTAAGTTTCCAACCATTTTGATCTCTGTTGACTTCTTTCTATTTCTTCTTTCAATTCCTTTGTCGCTGTCGCGCCCTCCTGTTTCTGGTCTGAGAAGGCTGTTCCTATGGGCTTAAGACCCATAAGTAAAAACACAACCATCAAACCCACTGTCCTTTTCTTCATAATTTTATCTCCCATGTTTTTACCCCTTTTCTATACTTCATCTATTCATTTCCTCCTTCAATTTCTTAGGTCTCAGACCAAACTCTTTCTTCAACTTTTTAGAAGTTTCTTCCATGCTGGCTCTTTCTCCTTCCGTAAGCTGGGGAGTATCCATTATTGTTGGTGTAATGAAGATAAGCAGTTCGGTTTTCTCAGTTACTTTTCTTTCTCTCTTGAAAAGCCATCCCAAAATCGGAATGTCGCCAATGAGAGGGACTTTATAGCGTGTTACGGTTTCCTTATTCTTTATAAGTCCGCCAATTACAATCGTCTCCCCGCTGTTGATAGTTATATTCGTATCAAGCTCCCTTGTTGTGATTCGCTTTACTGTTAACCCAGTGCTGCCTGTAACGTTATCTCCAAGTTCAGTTACTGCAGGATGAATTGACATATTAACCCTGTCGCCTTCCCATATTATAGGAACAACCTTTAATGTTATGCCGATAGGCTCATAGTGGGCAAGCGATTCACTTGTAACATTTCCATCCGCCGAAATATCGGTTGTCAGTATCGGATATTTCTCTCCTACAAGAATTGTAGCTTCATGCCCATTAAGAACCAGTATTTTAGGATTTGAGAGGACATTTGCCTTGCCCTTCTCTTCTAATGCGTTAATAACTGCTTCAAACCTTGGAGATTCCAGTCGTTTGTATGTAGCTGTAAGTCCTGTAAAACCTGTTGATGGGACTGTTACAGTTCCACCTTCTACCACTCCTCTTAATGTCTCTCCAAAATCTCCATAACGAATGTCCCCTACCGCAGTTCCTAGCGAGTTAAGAGTTTTCCAGTCAATCCCTATATCCCTTGTTAGGTCATGGCTTACCTCTACAATCAAGGTTTGAATAAGAACTTGTTTTGGAAGCTTATCAAGTTCTTCAACAAGTTGTCTTATCTTCGTGAGATACTCAGGAAAATCTCTCACTATAAGCATTCTTGAAAATTCTTCCCTCTTGTTAGCGGTTCTCGGGACAACTCCCATACTTCCTTCGCCGCTGCTTATTCCTCCAACCGGCCAGCCGCTGCGTATAGTGCTGTAGTAAACAGTTGTATTCCCTTTTGATGAGAGACACTTTTTAATAGTTTTTTCAATCTCTTCTGCGTTTACATATTTCAGATGAAAAATCTCGGTAGTTGTTCCAAGAATCGCTTCGTCTTCTGCCGCTTTCAAAGATTTCAATCTTTCTAAGCTGCCTACTTCAATAATATTGCCTCTCTTCAAGTATCCAAAATCTTCTGTCCCCAAAATAACCCTAAGAGCGTTCTCTAATCTTACCTCCGTAAGATGCACAGTTACTTCGCCCTTTACCTCCTCACTTACAATGATATTAAGATTATGCTGTTCTGCCAGAACCCGAAGTACATCTCTAATTTCGGCATTATCAAAATCTAAGCTGATTAAGAGCTCTTCCTCTGAATGTAATATTCCATTCCCTGAAGGAAATAGAAAAAAAACAACTAATAGTAGAACAAAAAATTTACGAATCCTTTTATTCATTTTTCTCAACCTCTTTATTCTTGTGTAAGTATAAGTTCCTTTCCGTCCTTTGTCAAAACAACTCTATTTTTCTGAATACTGATAACTTTATATTCTCCAACTATATCGCCTTCTTTTACTATTTTATCACCAATTAGCGCCATAGGAGTCTTTCCTTTCCACGCTATACCTTTAAGAACAAGAGAAGCAATATGATGTCCTTTCGTCTGCATTTCTTTTCCTTCTGAAACTTCAGCTGAAGGAAAGAATGGGTCTCTTCCATATTGTTCAGAAGCTTTTGCTTTTTGAAGTTCAATAATTTCCTTCAGTTCAGGAGTAACTTTGGATGGCAGGATAACCTCTTCCTTCTTTTCTTTCTTTTGTTTTTCAACAGAAACTATACTCTTCCCTTCTTTTGCGGGAGATGTTTTCTTTTTTGCTTTTCCTACTTGATTAATAACAACAAATACCAAAACACCCACTAGAATGGCAGTCATTATTAACTCTTTAGTAGTTTTACTCATTTCCCCGATTCATCTGTGGATAGAAAATAACTGCTCATTACCAGGCGAACCATGAGATAAGGAGCTATTTTCTCATCCTTTTCAATTTTTAGGTCCTGTACTTTAAATAAGAGCGGTAATTTACTAACGCTCCCCAGGTAGTTAGCTAAGGCAAGGTAAGTAAAATGAGCAATAATTTCAATATCCATTCTGCCTATTTCCCCTTCCTCTGTTTTTTCTTTTATATCCGGGGTTAAAGAGACTAATTTTATGTCCAATTTATTAAGCTCTCTGCTCAATTGATTAACAATCTCAGGAATATTTACTGTATCCGGCAATTTTTTATTAAGAGAAGAAAAGCTGCTTTTAGCTTCCTCTATTTTTTGATATATTATAGGCAAAGTTGTTACTTCCTTCCGAGCTTTTTCCAATTTATTTTGAACAGACTCTAAATCCTTCCTCAATTCATTCAACTTTTTGTTCCCTGGTAAAAAACCAAAAAAGAAAAATAGAATTAAAGCAATTAATATTACTCCTAAAACTATAAAACTTTTCTCCTGAGAACCAATTCTCATAAAATATCCCTATTAGAATTTCTCATAAGTTAGTATACTATTTTACAATTCAGCTCAAAATCTGCTTTTCCTGTTTCCATATTCTTTAGAAAAGATAACATCTCCACCTGAGAGAAAAATGGAGAAGTTCTAAGTTGGATCAAAAATTCAGCCAAAGGGAACTGTTCAATGGAAGCAGAAGAAACAATGCTTCCCTTCATGAACAATTTCATTACTTCCTTAGAAGAAGTGTCTAGCGATATAGAACTTAATACTATACCTTCAGGAATAAGTCGGGATACTTCTTTCAAAACTCCTTCCCAAATGGGCTGCTTTCCTGCCTTAAGAAAAACATTCTTCATCATATCCACTTTTTTTTGCCAATTTTGCAGTTCGTCCAATGCGCCTAATTTCTCCTCAACAGGAGCTAAATATGCTTTGCTGTTCTTAATCAATTCGTGTTGTTGTTTTATTTTTGCTGAGACCAATCCATAAAGAGAGAACAAAGCAAGAGCAAATGAAATAATTGCTATGGTAATACCTGTTTTTATACTGGAAAGTTTATAAGTAAGTTTAAGTTGGGGAGGGAGAAGATTAATCTCTTTTTCCTTATCCAAAGCTGCTCCAAGAGCAAAGATTAAATCAGGACCGATCTTTTCTAGGTTTTTTTTCTGTTCAGGAGGCAATTCCAGAGAAAGATTTTTCAAAGGATTAAAGTGAATTATTTCTGAGTTTAAGCTTTTACTTAAGAATTCATCTAACCCCTTAAGATTAGAACCGCCACCGCATAAGTATATTCTATCCACTTTAGTATTGGACTCTCTCTCATAAAAAGTAAAGGACCGATTTACTTCTCTTAAAAACCGTTCCGAGAAAGGTCTCATCATAGCGGAAATTTGAGAGAAAGGAATATCTCCTTCAATCTCCTTTTTATCCTCTTCTCCAATTATTCCATAGTCTTTCTTTATAGCTTCTGCCTGTGTATAAGATAGTGTCTTTTTCCCTTCCTTTGTAATTATAGGTCTTAGTAAGGATTTAGTTATATCATCCCCTCCCATATATACTTCTCTTGTGAGCTGGAACTTGTTTCCTTTAAAAAAATTCATAGTAGTGACTCTACCCCCCACATTCATAAAGACTGCCACTTCCTTTTCATCCATTATTTTACTAATTTTCAGCAGGTTCTGGAGAAGATATCCAACTGTATTGCAACTAACAGGAATAAGTTTTGCCTTTTGCAAGGTATCAACTTTTTCTTCTATTACTTCCTGAGGGCTGACTACTCCTATGATCCTGCATTCATTACTTCCAGGTAAGGGAGTAGAACTAAAATCATAGAAACTAGTTTTAAAATCAAAACTAGTTTCTTTCTTTAACCTCATTACAATCGCCCCTTCTAAATCTTTGCCAGAAAGGGTGGATGGCAAGGTGAATGAAGAAACATTAATCTGCTGAGGACCATTAACGAAAAAATTTACATTTTTACCTTCAAATTTACCATCTTTCAACATAGATGGCAGGGTTTGAATGATAAAACGTGAGACTTCTTCCTTATTCGCTCTTATTTCCTGAGGAATTTCTTTATAGGCTGCTCCTGTAAGACGAGATCCTCTAAATTGAGCAATTTTTATACTAAAAAACCCAATATCTAAACCTAAAAAGAGAGGTGTTAAAGTAAACCTCGTTAGAGATTTATTCCG
This genomic window contains:
- the pilM gene encoding pilus assembly protein PilM; its protein translation is MTPLEILAQRSTKIYKEFFLPYTTSLRNKSLTRFTLTPLFLGLDIGFFSIKIAQFRGSRLTGAAYKEIPQEIRANKEEVSRFIIQTLPSMLKDGKFEGKNVNFFVNGPQQINVSSFTLPSTLSGKDLEGAIVMRLKKETSFDFKTSFYDFSSTPLPGSNECRIIGVVSPQEVIEEKVDTLQKAKLIPVSCNTVGYLLQNLLKISKIMDEKEVAVFMNVGGRVTTMNFFKGNKFQLTREVYMGGDDITKSLLRPIITKEGKKTLSYTQAEAIKKDYGIIGEEDKKEIEGDIPFSQISAMMRPFSERFLREVNRSFTFYERESNTKVDRIYLCGGGSNLKGLDEFLSKSLNSEIIHFNPLKNLSLELPPEQKKNLEKIGPDLIFALGAALDKEKEINLLPPQLKLTYKLSSIKTGITIAIISFALALFSLYGLVSAKIKQQHELIKNSKAYLAPVEEKLGALDELQNWQKKVDMMKNVFLKAGKQPIWEGVLKEVSRLIPEGIVLSSISLDTSSKEVMKLFMKGSIVSSASIEQFPLAEFLIQLRTSPFFSQVEMLSFLKNMETGKADFELNCKIVY
- a CDS encoding secretin N-terminal domain-containing protein, whose product is MNKRIRKFFVLLLVVFFLFPSGNGILHSEEELLISLDFDNAEIRDVLRVLAEQHNLNIIVSEEVKGEVTVHLTEVRLENALRVILGTEDFGYLKRGNIIEVGSLERLKSLKAAEDEAILGTTTEIFHLKYVNAEEIEKTIKKCLSSKGNTTVYYSTIRSGWPVGGISSGEGSMGVVPRTANKREEFSRMLIVRDFPEYLTKIRQLVEELDKLPKQVLIQTLIVEVSHDLTRDIGIDWKTLNSLGTAVGDIRYGDFGETLRGVVEGGTVTVPSTGFTGLTATYKRLESPRFEAVINALEEKGKANVLSNPKILVLNGHEATILVGEKYPILTTDISADGNVTSESLAHYEPIGITLKVVPIIWEGDRVNMSIHPAVTELGDNVTGSTGLTVKRITTRELDTNITINSGETIVIGGLIKNKETVTRYKVPLIGDIPILGWLFKRERKVTEKTELLIFITPTIMDTPQLTEGERASMEETSKKLKKEFGLRPKKLKEEMNR
- the pilO gene encoding type 4a pilus biogenesis protein PilO: MRIGSQEKSFIVLGVILIALILFFFFGFLPGNKKLNELRKDLESVQNKLEKARKEVTTLPIIYQKIEEAKSSFSSLNKKLPDTVNIPEIVNQLSRELNKLDIKLVSLTPDIKEKTEEGEIGRMDIEIIAHFTYLALANYLGSVSKLPLLFKVQDLKIEKDEKIAPYLMVRLVMSSYFLSTDESGK